The proteins below come from a single Halomonas binhaiensis genomic window:
- a CDS encoding AEC family transporter gives MLAELFAVMAPVITGAGLGFIWVRRGMDYPVAFVTRLVFNIGTPSLVIASLSSAEIDASSFGRTMLATALVLTCMGGVAFLLAKVLRKDWRVLLAPTMYPNTGNMGLPVVLYAFGQAGFAYGITVMVTVSLFQFTLGTILASSGNPLKSLAKTPTMYAIVIALVLLLTDTDLPLWLANSVDLISGFTVPLMLITLGVSLASIQVKSLRSGVGFSLVRLPLVVAVAWGIGTWLELPTLALSVLILQMSMPVAVFNYLFAQKAKREPAYVASLVFCSTLLSLLYLPALLAFLMQL, from the coding sequence ATGCTCGCGGAACTCTTTGCCGTCATGGCCCCCGTCATCACCGGTGCCGGACTGGGCTTCATATGGGTTCGACGAGGCATGGACTACCCAGTGGCCTTCGTTACCCGGCTGGTGTTCAACATTGGTACTCCATCTCTAGTCATTGCCTCCCTTTCCTCGGCCGAGATCGATGCGTCCAGTTTTGGTCGAACCATGCTAGCCACGGCATTGGTGTTGACCTGCATGGGCGGCGTAGCCTTTCTGTTGGCCAAGGTATTGCGCAAGGACTGGCGGGTACTGCTGGCCCCCACCATGTACCCCAACACGGGCAACATGGGTCTACCCGTCGTGCTATATGCCTTTGGTCAGGCCGGATTTGCCTATGGCATCACCGTGATGGTGACGGTCTCACTGTTTCAGTTCACTCTGGGGACCATCCTGGCCAGCAGTGGCAATCCACTGAAGTCCCTGGCCAAGACACCTACGATGTATGCCATCGTCATTGCCCTGGTGCTACTGCTCACTGACACCGACCTGCCGCTCTGGTTGGCCAACAGTGTCGATCTGATTTCCGGCTTCACCGTGCCATTGATGCTGATTACTCTGGGCGTGTCCCTGGCCAGTATTCAGGTCAAGAGCCTGAGATCAGGCGTAGGTTTCAGTCTGGTGCGCCTGCCTCTCGTGGTGGCTGTCGCCTGGGGGATTGGCACTTGGCTTGAACTACCGACTCTGGCACTGTCGGTATTGATATTGCAGATGAGCATGCCAGTCGCCGTGTTCAATTATCTGTTCGCCCAGAAAGCCAAGCGTGAGCCAGCCTATGTCGCCAGCCTGGTATTCTGCTCCACGCTGCTATCACTGCTGTATCTACCGGCGCTGCTCGCATTCCTGATGCAACTTTGA
- the mntA gene encoding type VII toxin-antitoxin system MntA family adenylyltransferase antitoxin, whose product MSDQPLAALKRVLAKEPQLDFAVLIGSQATNQARPGSDWDIAVQWHSSPPVLAQLARQETLRRHLATAIEVDDTQLDLIDLQRANLAMRAAVAEEGIPLKGEDELPWMRFLTRTWRDLEHWYLEQEYAS is encoded by the coding sequence GTGAGCGACCAACCACTTGCAGCACTAAAACGAGTACTGGCCAAAGAGCCGCAACTCGATTTCGCTGTACTGATTGGCAGTCAAGCAACCAATCAAGCACGCCCTGGCAGCGATTGGGATATTGCTGTCCAATGGCACTCCTCTCCTCCCGTCCTGGCACAACTGGCTCGCCAGGAAACACTTCGCCGCCACCTTGCTACCGCCATTGAAGTAGATGACACCCAGCTCGACCTCATCGACTTGCAACGTGCCAATCTCGCCATGCGGGCTGCAGTAGCCGAAGAAGGTATCCCGCTCAAAGGAGAAGATGAATTGCCTTGGATGCGTTTTCTGACGCGAACTTGGAGAGACCTTGAGCACTGGTACCTGGAGCAGGAATATGCGTCTTGA
- a CDS encoding PQQ-dependent sugar dehydrogenase has translation MSLSHEFQHKVLVPHTWLILALFLAAPTAQAQLALGSVQTRDLSLQLEVVADELSYPWSMTFLPDGRLLVSERSGALVLVDQGKVSRLDGMPEVSAVAQGGLFDLTLHPQFGDGEHDWLYFSWAQPADTDDRRYDATTLSRVWFDGTRLGRMEHLFMQNKPATPGKHYGGRVVWLEDGTLILSVGERGDPPRSQDPGDHAGSLIHLDEQGRPQSTSALPDAAPGMYSMGHRNPQGLALAPDGILWSSEHGPRTGDELNHIVAGENYGWPEVTLGRDYATNQPIGRESAPGMRDPVHVFEGRFAPSGLAVVTSEQFPQWQGDLLAGGLRSERLVRLQVSEGRVIEHEVILDAEVGRIRDVRQGPDGAIYLLTDADPGRLLRLRPETSP, from the coding sequence ATGTCGCTATCGCATGAATTCCAGCACAAGGTACTGGTACCGCATACATGGCTGATACTGGCCCTGTTCCTGGCTGCGCCAACTGCCCAGGCCCAGTTGGCTCTTGGTAGCGTCCAGACTCGAGACTTGTCCTTGCAACTGGAGGTGGTGGCCGATGAGCTCTCCTATCCCTGGTCTATGACCTTCCTTCCTGACGGTCGTCTGTTGGTCAGTGAACGCTCCGGTGCTCTGGTTCTGGTAGATCAGGGCAAGGTGAGCCGGCTTGATGGCATGCCAGAGGTCTCTGCGGTCGCTCAAGGAGGCTTGTTCGACCTCACCCTTCACCCCCAATTCGGGGATGGTGAGCATGACTGGCTGTACTTCAGTTGGGCGCAACCTGCCGACACGGACGATAGACGATACGACGCGACAACCCTGTCGAGGGTCTGGTTCGATGGCACTCGTCTTGGGCGCATGGAGCATCTGTTCATGCAGAACAAGCCAGCCACCCCCGGAAAGCACTACGGAGGGCGCGTGGTATGGCTGGAGGATGGCACATTGATATTATCCGTCGGTGAACGTGGTGATCCGCCACGCTCTCAGGATCCCGGCGACCATGCTGGCAGCCTGATCCATCTGGATGAGCAGGGCAGGCCTCAGTCCACTTCTGCATTGCCCGATGCAGCCCCGGGGATGTACTCCATGGGGCATCGTAATCCTCAGGGGCTGGCCTTGGCGCCCGATGGTATCTTGTGGTCATCCGAACATGGGCCACGTACCGGTGACGAACTCAACCACATCGTTGCTGGAGAGAATTATGGCTGGCCTGAAGTGACCCTGGGGCGGGACTACGCCACCAACCAACCCATTGGACGCGAAAGCGCCCCCGGCATGCGTGATCCTGTACATGTCTTCGAAGGTCGCTTCGCCCCTTCCGGACTGGCCGTCGTGACCAGCGAACAGTTTCCACAGTGGCAAGGAGACCTGCTTGCGGGGGGGCTTCGCAGCGAACGTCTGGTGCGCCTCCAGGTGAGCGAAGGCCGTGTCATTGAACACGAAGTGATACTTGATGCCGAGGTCGGCCGTATCCGAGATGTACGTCAGGGTCCAGATGGCGCGATTTACCTGCTGACCGATGCCGATCCGGGAAGACTATTGCGTCTGCGGCCCGAAACATCACCCTAG